A stretch of DNA from Pelorhabdus rhamnosifermentans:
ATTTTTGAAGACGGCAATTTCGCTTTTTAATGCGGATAGAAAAGATCGGTTTCAGGGCTGCCACTAAGGTGGCCTTTTTTCTATAGCAAAGAGGGCTAATCTATCTTGCAATGGACTATTACCTAAAAATGAACAATGCCGCAAAATTTGCGGCATTGTTGGTAGATATTTGTGAATTTGTAAAGCACTTTCTTTAAAGAGGGTCATTTTCGTTATTTTTTCGATAGTCTTTTATAACTTCAAATCTTTTCGAAAGTTCTTGTTCTTGTATCCATGTTTCCTGGACTAAATAGGAATTTTTAAAGCTTGTGCTCCATAAAAAGGATCCTGCTTGAGTGTAGCAGGCAAAGATAACAGGTTCGCGCAGCGTTTCTGGGATGTTCCCGTTATCATTTGTAATGAGGCCATAGTTTTCTTCTGGGCTAATTTCGAAGCACAGTGCTGTTAGGCCCTCTTCGATTTGTGTTTCTTCAAATCCAAGTTCGGCATAAAAGTCTATAACGGTCTGATTTATTTCTTTTTCCATAGGATCATCTCCGTGTTCATTACTTACTGCTGTTATTGTAGCCTAAATTCAGGAGATTCACAAGCCGTGCTGATACATGATAAAAAATCAGGTATCTGTAAATTTACAGATACCTGATTGCAAGAAGTTTTCTTATTGCTGTTAAATATTAGCGGTTTTTGCTGAAGCAGTCGCGACAGAAAACTGGACGGTCGCCAGTAGGACGGAAAGGAACCTGCGTTTCAACGCCACAAGCTGCACAAACAGCAGTATGCATTTCGCGTTGCGGACGATCGCCGCCACGACGGAATCCGCCACCATTGTTTTGTTTGCGAGCCGCACGGCAAGCAGGGCAACGGCCAGGTTCATTGGTGAACCCTTTTTCCGCATAGAAATCTTGTTCAGCAGCAGTGAAAACGAATTCTGCGCCGCAATCACGGCAAGTTAATGTTTTGTCTTCGTTCATTTATAAAACCTCCTCAAATCTGTTGCCCAATAGCTAAGGGAAAATCATGTACTTCCCACTCGAAACTTAAGTTTGAGAAGGGTAGCGAATAACTTCACTATGTCTTTCAACTAAGGACCTCTACACTATACCTTGTATGATAGAAAAAGTAAAGGATTTTATTTGTAAAATTGTAATTTATTTTATTTATTTGTAAAATAAATCGGTTGGAGGTGAATTTTTATGAAATTGATCATTGATGCTGATGCTTGTCCACGAGAAGTGTTGGCTTATTGTGTGGCTCTTTGCGAAACAGAAGGGATCGATTTGATTACGATAGCCAGTTTTAATCATCATGTCCAATCGCCGCATCATATTGTTGTTGGCAATGCTTCACAGGAAGCAGATATTAAGATTGTTAATCTGACTGAGAGCGGCAATATTGTTGTTACTCAGGACTGGGGGCTTGCTGCCATGGTCCTTGGCAAGGGAGCATTCGCTTTAAGTCCGTCTGGCCGGGAATATCGTCAGGAGACAATGGATTTTTTACTGGAAGAACGAGAGATGAAAGCAAAATTTCGTCGCGCAGGTCACCATACTAAGGGACCGAAAAAGCGCCAGAAGCAGGATAATGTTCAGTTTAAAGAATCGTTAGAACAGATGATTCTGCATATCAAACAGCAGGAATGAAGCAGATATTTCGTGTAAAAAAATAACTGGACAGAACGATAAAGTCGCTTTATAATCAGAATTAAACAAGTGTTTAAAACACGTGTTTAAAACGATCGTTTAAAGGGGCGAGTTCATGAAGAAAAATAAAATTAATGAAGACGA
This window harbors:
- a CDS encoding zinc-ribbon domain containing protein, which produces MNEDKTLTCRDCGAEFVFTAAEQDFYAEKGFTNEPGRCPACRAARKQNNGGGFRRGGDRPQREMHTAVCAACGVETQVPFRPTGDRPVFCRDCFSKNR
- a CDS encoding YaiI/YqxD family protein → MKLIIDADACPREVLAYCVALCETEGIDLITIASFNHHVQSPHHIVVGNASQEADIKIVNLTESGNIVVTQDWGLAAMVLGKGAFALSPSGREYRQETMDFLLEEREMKAKFRRAGHHTKGPKKRQKQDNVQFKESLEQMILHIKQQE